A single region of the Streptomyces diastaticus subsp. diastaticus genome encodes:
- a CDS encoding SDR family oxidoreductase yields MEQAAGRRTALVTGASSGIGAAVAALLVERGYRVLGTSRDPGRITEPVPGVTYLALDLADDASVLACATAAGPVDVLVNNAGESQSGPLEELPPEALERLFRVNVLGAVRLTQLLLPAMRERRAGRIVMVGSMLASFPLAYRSSYVASKAALKGFADAARREVAPYGIGMSTVEPGSIATGISERRTEYLADHSPYRDEYATMLRHLDANEAAGISAGKVAATVLRAIEAERPRPLYAVGSNAPLVLVLRRLLPRAAVLRMVARKHGLA; encoded by the coding sequence ATGGAGCAGGCGGCGGGACGGCGTACGGCACTGGTGACAGGGGCCTCCTCGGGCATCGGGGCGGCGGTCGCCGCCCTGCTGGTGGAGCGCGGGTACCGGGTACTGGGCACCAGCCGGGACCCCGGACGGATCACGGAACCGGTCCCCGGCGTCACCTACCTGGCGCTCGACCTCGCCGACGACGCCTCCGTCCTGGCCTGCGCCACCGCCGCCGGGCCGGTGGACGTGCTGGTCAACAACGCCGGCGAGAGCCAGAGCGGCCCGCTGGAGGAACTGCCGCCCGAGGCGCTGGAGCGCCTCTTCCGGGTCAACGTCCTCGGCGCCGTCCGCCTCACCCAGCTCCTGCTGCCCGCCATGCGCGAGCGCCGCGCTGGCCGCATCGTCATGGTCGGCTCCATGCTGGCCAGTTTCCCGCTGGCCTACCGCTCCTCCTACGTCGCCTCCAAGGCGGCCCTGAAGGGCTTCGCCGACGCCGCCCGGCGCGAGGTCGCCCCGTACGGCATCGGCATGAGCACCGTGGAGCCCGGATCGATCGCCACCGGGATCAGCGAACGGCGCACCGAGTACCTCGCCGACCACTCGCCGTACCGCGACGAGTACGCGACGATGCTGCGCCACCTCGACGCCAACGAGGCCGCCGGGATCTCCGCCGGGAAGGTGGCCGCGACCGTGCTGCGCGCGATCGAGGCCGAGCGCCCCCGCCCGCTCTACGCCGTCGGCAGCAACGCCCCGCTCGTCCTCGTCCTGCGCCGGCTGCTGCCGCGCGCGGCCGTGCTGCGGATGGTGGCCCGCAAGCACGGGCTCGCCTGA
- a CDS encoding HhH-GPD-type base excision DNA repair protein — protein sequence MEKTLRLAQEPGADALLSRSPLADLIGMLLDQQVPMEWAFSGPHTIARRLGTDDLDAHEIAAHDPDEFAALLSAKPAVHRYPGSMARRVQQLCQYLVDHYDGDAEALWRDVADGGELLGRLKALPGFGPQKAQIFLALLGKQLDVRPPGWREAAGVYGEEHAYRSVADITGPESLARVRAHKQEMKRAAKAAGDDGS from the coding sequence ATGGAGAAGACACTGCGGCTCGCGCAGGAGCCCGGGGCCGACGCGCTGCTCAGCAGGAGTCCGCTGGCGGACCTGATCGGGATGCTGCTGGACCAGCAGGTGCCGATGGAATGGGCGTTCAGCGGGCCGCACACCATCGCCCGGCGGCTGGGTACGGACGATCTCGACGCGCACGAGATCGCCGCCCACGACCCGGACGAGTTCGCCGCGCTGCTCTCCGCCAAACCGGCCGTGCACCGGTATCCGGGGTCGATGGCCCGCCGGGTCCAGCAGCTCTGCCAGTACCTCGTCGACCACTACGACGGCGACGCCGAGGCGCTGTGGCGCGACGTCGCCGACGGCGGCGAACTGCTCGGCCGGCTCAAGGCACTGCCCGGCTTCGGCCCCCAGAAGGCGCAGATCTTCCTCGCCCTGCTCGGCAAGCAACTGGACGTGCGCCCGCCCGGCTGGCGGGAGGCCGCCGGGGTCTACGGCGAGGAGCACGCCTACCGCTCGGTCGCCGACATCACGGGGCCCGAGTCGCTGGCCCGGGTGCGGGCCCACAAGCAGGAGATGAAGCGGGCGGCGAAGGCCGCCGGGGACGACGGGTCCTGA
- a CDS encoding M28 family metallopeptidase, whose amino-acid sequence MATLAATALATPLLLGAAPGHGHGHGPGHGHKPSAPAEDGAALARELVKDSSARDAHRHLRKLQSIADRNDGHRAAGSPGHEASAAYIEKLMRKAGYEVSRQTFSFTYTETLAQQLSVVSPTERDVAVHAMTYTASTPEGGLEAPLVDTPADAGGAPGCAASDYAAEVRDAVALIERGGCSFAEKQAAAAEAGAVGAIIYNNTEGALSGTLGEAGAGRIPTGGVTQAEGRALAAEAGKGEVKVSLEIRQLQEERETDNLLAETRSGSADRAVMLGAHLDSVTEGAGINDNGSGSAGLVEVALNLADEIGQDRPGKHHKAPQPRNKVRFAWWSAEENGLLGSEHYVAGLSEKQRGQIPAYLNFDMIASPNAAQFVFDGDDSDGEGEGPGPEGSAQIERDITAFLDRRGEPHEGTDFDGRSDYGPFVEAGIPSGGTFTGAEGLKTEEQAKRYGGTAGEAYDPCYHSACDDLKNISMKAFDTNIDVIAHAVGTYAHDLSSLSRPAGSKAAPQAERHRAEGGGHGHHHGLTE is encoded by the coding sequence ATGGCCACGCTCGCGGCCACCGCGCTCGCCACACCGCTGCTGCTCGGCGCGGCACCCGGCCACGGCCACGGCCACGGGCCGGGCCACGGCCACAAGCCCTCGGCCCCGGCCGAGGACGGCGCCGCGCTCGCCCGTGAGCTGGTCAAGGACTCCTCCGCGCGCGACGCCCACCGTCACCTGCGCAAGCTCCAGTCGATCGCCGACCGCAACGACGGCCACCGCGCGGCGGGCTCGCCCGGCCACGAGGCGTCCGCCGCGTACATCGAGAAGCTGATGCGCAAGGCCGGCTACGAGGTCAGCCGGCAGACCTTCTCCTTCACCTACACCGAGACCCTCGCCCAGCAGCTCTCCGTCGTCTCGCCCACCGAGCGGGACGTCGCCGTGCACGCGATGACGTACACCGCCTCCACCCCCGAGGGCGGCCTGGAGGCGCCCCTGGTCGACACCCCGGCCGACGCCGGCGGCGCCCCCGGCTGCGCCGCCTCGGACTACGCCGCCGAGGTCAGGGACGCCGTGGCGCTGATCGAGCGGGGCGGCTGCTCCTTCGCCGAGAAGCAGGCGGCCGCCGCCGAGGCGGGCGCGGTCGGCGCGATCATCTACAACAACACCGAGGGCGCCCTCTCCGGCACGCTCGGCGAGGCCGGGGCGGGCCGCATCCCGACCGGCGGGGTCACCCAGGCCGAGGGCAGGGCGCTGGCCGCCGAGGCCGGCAAGGGCGAGGTGAAGGTCTCCCTGGAGATCCGCCAGCTCCAGGAGGAGCGCGAGACCGACAACCTCCTCGCCGAGACCCGGAGCGGCTCCGCCGACCGGGCCGTCATGCTCGGCGCCCACCTCGACTCGGTCACCGAGGGCGCCGGCATCAACGACAACGGCTCCGGCTCGGCCGGGCTGGTCGAGGTCGCCCTCAACCTCGCCGACGAGATCGGCCAGGACCGTCCCGGCAAGCACCACAAGGCCCCACAGCCGCGCAACAAGGTCCGGTTCGCCTGGTGGTCGGCGGAGGAGAACGGCCTGCTCGGCTCGGAGCACTACGTCGCCGGACTCTCCGAGAAGCAGCGCGGGCAGATCCCCGCCTACCTCAACTTCGACATGATCGCCTCGCCCAACGCCGCCCAGTTCGTCTTCGACGGCGACGACTCCGACGGGGAGGGCGAGGGACCGGGCCCGGAGGGCTCCGCCCAGATCGAGCGGGACATCACCGCCTTCCTCGACCGCCGGGGCGAGCCGCACGAGGGCACCGACTTCGACGGCCGCTCCGACTACGGTCCCTTCGTCGAGGCCGGCATCCCGTCGGGCGGCACCTTCACCGGCGCCGAGGGCCTCAAGACCGAGGAGCAGGCCAAGCGGTACGGCGGCACGGCCGGCGAGGCGTACGACCCCTGCTACCACTCTGCCTGCGACGACCTGAAGAACATCTCGATGAAGGCGTTCGACACCAACATCGACGTCATCGCGCACGCCGTCGGCACCTACGCCCACGATCTCTCGTCCCTCTCCCGGCCGGCCGGCTCCAAGGCGGCTCCCCAGGCCGAGCGGCACCGCGCCGAGGGCGGCGGGCACGGCCACCACCACGGCCTGACGGAGTAG
- a CDS encoding type II toxin-antitoxin system VapB family antitoxin, which translates to MIFKRIGNGRPYPDHGRESTRQWADVAPRPVRLDQLVTTKGQLDLETLLAEDSTFYGDLFAHVVKWRGDLYLEDGLHRAVRAALQQRQVLHARVLELD; encoded by the coding sequence GTGATCTTCAAGCGCATCGGAAACGGCCGGCCGTACCCCGACCACGGCCGGGAATCCACCCGCCAGTGGGCGGACGTGGCCCCGCGCCCGGTCCGCCTCGATCAGCTCGTGACGACCAAGGGCCAGCTCGACCTGGAGACCCTCCTCGCCGAGGACTCGACCTTCTACGGCGACCTCTTCGCCCACGTGGTGAAGTGGCGGGGCGACCTCTACCTGGAGGACGGCCTGCACCGCGCCGTGCGCGCCGCGCTCCAGCAGCGCCAGGTCCTCCACGCCCGCGTCCTCGAACTGGACTGA
- a CDS encoding LytR C-terminal domain-containing protein, whose translation MSMLTPPGMGGKYRITGDKYPRMRRTGGRRKLVLAATGGVLALGLVGWGTFQLVDVFSGGGSTATAAGATDCPRPAPSASPATVEPLPAPGEIKVNVLNATERGGLAKKTADALKKRGFAIGEVGNATEEYDKKVKGSALLLGAADALDGAFPVLATQVGGARHKVETPAGSTPAKADAAEADGDQPAGPKGPRKPNEVDLIIGDGFEKLAPEAAATGALKALNAPKPSPSPSPGGRC comes from the coding sequence ATGAGCATGCTCACTCCCCCCGGCATGGGCGGCAAGTACCGCATCACGGGGGACAAGTATCCCCGCATGCGCCGTACGGGCGGCCGCCGCAAGCTGGTCCTGGCGGCCACCGGCGGCGTGCTGGCCCTCGGACTCGTCGGCTGGGGGACGTTCCAGCTCGTCGACGTCTTCTCCGGCGGCGGCTCCACCGCCACGGCGGCGGGGGCCACCGACTGCCCCCGGCCCGCCCCCAGCGCGTCCCCCGCCACGGTCGAGCCCCTCCCCGCCCCGGGCGAGATCAAGGTCAACGTCCTCAACGCCACCGAGCGCGGCGGCCTCGCCAAGAAGACCGCCGACGCCCTCAAGAAGCGCGGCTTCGCCATCGGCGAGGTCGGCAACGCCACCGAGGAGTACGACAAGAAGGTCAAGGGCAGCGCCCTGCTGCTCGGCGCGGCCGACGCCCTCGACGGCGCCTTCCCGGTTCTCGCCACCCAGGTCGGCGGGGCGAGGCACAAGGTCGAGACCCCGGCCGGGAGCACGCCCGCGAAGGCGGACGCCGCCGAGGCCGACGGCGACCAGCCGGCCGGCCCCAAGGGCCCCCGCAAGCCGAACGAAGTGGACCTGATCATCGGCGACGGCTTCGAGAAGCTGGCCCCCGAGGCCGCCGCCACCGGCGCCCTCAAGGCCCTCAACGCCCCGAAGCCCTCCCCGTCACCCTCGCCGGGCGGCCGCTGCTGA
- the upp gene encoding uracil phosphoribosyltransferase, with protein MRIHVVDHPLVAHKLTTLRDKRTDSPTFRRLADELVTLLAYEATRDVRTEQVDIDTPVARTTGVKLSHPRPLVVPILRAGLGMLDGMVRLLPTAEVGFLGMIRDESTLQASTYAARMPEDLTGRQVYVLDPMLATGGTLVAAIKEMIRRGADDITAVVLLAAPEGVEIMERELEGTPVTVVTASVDERLNEDGYIIPGLGDAGDRMYGQAD; from the coding sequence ATGCGGATACACGTCGTCGACCACCCTCTGGTGGCGCACAAGCTCACCACGCTGCGCGACAAGCGCACCGATTCCCCCACTTTCCGTCGTCTGGCGGATGAGCTGGTCACCCTGCTCGCGTACGAGGCGACGCGGGACGTGCGCACCGAGCAGGTGGACATCGACACCCCGGTCGCGCGGACGACCGGCGTGAAGCTCTCGCATCCGCGTCCGCTGGTGGTGCCGATCCTGCGGGCCGGGCTCGGCATGCTCGACGGCATGGTGCGGCTGCTGCCCACCGCCGAGGTCGGCTTCCTCGGCATGATCCGCGACGAGTCGACCCTCCAGGCGTCGACGTACGCCGCGCGGATGCCGGAGGACCTCACCGGCCGGCAGGTCTACGTCCTCGACCCGATGCTGGCCACCGGCGGCACCCTGGTCGCCGCCATCAAGGAGATGATCCGGCGCGGCGCCGACGACATCACCGCCGTGGTGCTGCTGGCCGCGCCCGAGGGCGTCGAGATCATGGAGCGCGAGCTGGAGGGGACCCCGGTCACCGTGGTCACCGCCTCCGTCGACGAGCGGCTCAACGAGGACGGCTACATCATCCCGGGCCTCGGCGACGCCGGGGACCGCATGTACGGCCAGGCCGACTGA
- a CDS encoding tRNA adenosine deaminase-associated protein: MYFAALLARTEVGWEASDTDLDDVETLSDLTDLAREATTDDDTVLAYIEQEDTWFGIVRVDGEDDPRIYVSDAAAAARSSYGEMLLTDELLGRTPEDDDVLAGLDLDGTEEGEPYREDQDDDTYDSGADQGVAGPLGDSALLADLGVGERALHALRPGDALNEIADVLGAAEVLEAVR; the protein is encoded by the coding sequence GTGTACTTCGCCGCACTGCTCGCGCGCACCGAAGTCGGGTGGGAAGCGAGCGACACAGACCTCGACGACGTGGAAACCCTGTCGGACCTCACCGATCTGGCCCGCGAGGCCACGACGGACGACGACACGGTCTTGGCCTACATCGAGCAGGAGGACACGTGGTTCGGCATCGTCCGGGTGGACGGTGAGGACGACCCGCGGATCTACGTCTCCGACGCCGCCGCGGCCGCCCGCAGCTCGTACGGGGAGATGCTGCTCACCGACGAACTGCTCGGCCGCACCCCCGAGGACGACGACGTCCTCGCCGGCCTCGACCTCGACGGCACGGAGGAGGGCGAGCCCTACCGCGAGGACCAGGACGACGACACCTACGACTCCGGCGCCGACCAGGGCGTCGCCGGGCCCCTCGGCGACAGCGCGCTCCTCGCCGACCTCGGCGTCGGCGAACGCGCGCTGCACGCCCTGCGCCCCGGCGACGCCCTGAACGAGATCGCCGACGTGCTCGGCGCCGCCGAAGTGCTGGAAGCGGTCCGCTGA
- the tadA gene encoding tRNA adenosine(34) deaminase TadA — translation MNNTRPGPAGPAGPAPDPVRTPWEPAMRQALAEAQRAGRGGDVPVGAVVLDPAGHLLAAAHNEREAGGDPTAHAEILALRRAAARAGQWRLTDCTLVVTLEPCTMCAGAAVHARVDRVVYGARDEKAGAAGSLWDVVRDRRLNHRPEVIEGVLAADCAALLTEFFRAR, via the coding sequence GTGAACAACACGCGCCCGGGGCCCGCCGGTCCGGCCGGACCCGCCCCCGACCCCGTCCGCACCCCCTGGGAGCCCGCCATGCGGCAGGCACTCGCCGAGGCCCAGCGGGCGGGACGCGGCGGCGACGTCCCCGTGGGCGCCGTCGTCCTCGACCCGGCGGGCCACCTGCTCGCCGCCGCCCACAACGAACGCGAGGCGGGCGGGGACCCGACGGCGCACGCCGAGATCCTCGCGCTGCGCCGGGCCGCCGCCCGCGCGGGCCAGTGGCGGCTGACCGACTGCACCCTGGTCGTCACCCTGGAGCCGTGCACCATGTGCGCGGGCGCCGCCGTCCACGCCCGCGTGGACCGCGTCGTCTACGGCGCCCGGGACGAGAAGGCCGGAGCCGCGGGCTCCCTCTGGGACGTGGTCCGCGACCGCCGCCTCAACCACCGCCCCGAGGTGATCGAGGGCGTCCTGGCCGCCGACTGCGCCGCCCTCCTCACCGAGTTCTTCCGCGCCCGCTGA
- a CDS encoding RNA polymerase sigma factor SigF, producing MPGAGAAPGAETVPGSGPGPGRAPRSAPFRPGRASDPAARKRGADTRALTQLLFSQLKELEPGTAEHGRVRSALIEANLPLVRYAAARFRSRNEPMEDVVQVGTIGLINAIDRFDPDRGVQFPTFAMPTVVGEIKRYFRDNVRTVHVPRRLHELWVQVTSATEDLTTAHGRSPTTAEIAERLRISEDEVLACIEAGRSYHATSLEAAQEGDGLPGLLDRLGYEDPALDGVEHRDLVRHLLVQLPEREQRILLLRYYSNLTQSQISAELGVSQMHVSRLLARSFARLRSANRIEP from the coding sequence GTGCCCGGCGCCGGAGCCGCCCCGGGTGCCGAAACCGTGCCCGGCTCCGGGCCGGGGCCGGGGCGGGCGCCGCGCAGCGCGCCGTTCCGGCCGGGGCGGGCCTCCGACCCGGCCGCCCGCAAACGGGGCGCGGACACCCGCGCGCTGACCCAGCTCCTCTTCTCGCAGCTCAAGGAGCTGGAGCCGGGCACCGCCGAGCACGGCAGGGTCCGCAGCGCCCTCATCGAGGCCAACCTGCCCCTGGTCCGGTACGCCGCGGCCCGCTTCCGCAGCCGGAACGAGCCGATGGAGGACGTGGTCCAGGTCGGCACCATCGGCCTGATCAACGCCATCGACCGGTTCGACCCGGACCGGGGCGTGCAGTTCCCGACCTTCGCGATGCCGACGGTGGTCGGCGAGATCAAGCGGTACTTCCGGGACAACGTCCGCACCGTGCACGTACCGCGCCGGCTGCACGAGTTGTGGGTACAGGTCACCAGCGCCACCGAGGACCTCACCACGGCCCACGGCCGCTCCCCGACCACCGCCGAGATCGCCGAGCGGCTGCGGATCAGCGAGGACGAGGTGCTCGCCTGCATCGAGGCGGGCCGCTCGTACCACGCGACCTCGCTGGAGGCGGCCCAGGAGGGCGACGGGCTGCCCGGCCTGCTCGACCGCCTCGGCTACGAGGACCCCGCGCTCGACGGCGTGGAACACCGCGACCTCGTCCGCCACCTGCTGGTCCAGCTGCCCGAACGCGAGCAGCGCATCCTGCTGCTGCGCTACTACAGCAACCTGACACAGTCCCAGATCAGCGCCGAACTCGGTGTCTCGCAGATGCACGTCTCCCGTTTGCTGGCCCGGAGCTTCGCGCGGCTGAGATCCGCAAACAGAATCGAGCCCTAA
- a CDS encoding SigB/SigF/SigG family RNA polymerase sigma factor, whose translation MSAEQGSSKVLTLSKSAPGVLDRAEFPHVLPPETTRQEDALRPTAPPRAAHPAGPPGAADTVTPLPEAGEVAAADLPEPSGALDTRTLSRSLFLRLRELSAEGSGKESPERAYVRDTLIELNLPLVRYAAARFRSRNEPMEDIVQVGTIGLIKAIDRFDCERGVEFPTFAMPTVIGEIKRFFRDTSWSVRVPRRLQELRLALTKTSDELAQKLDRSPTVPELAQALGVSEEDVVDGLAVGNAYTASSLDSPAPEDDGGEGSLADRLGYEDTALEGVEYRESLKPLLAKLPPRERRIIMLRFFANMTQSQIGEEVGISQMHVSRLLTRTLAQLREGLIAD comes from the coding sequence ATGTCCGCAGAACAGGGCAGCTCGAAGGTGCTCACGCTCAGCAAGAGTGCCCCCGGTGTGCTCGACCGTGCGGAATTCCCGCATGTCCTGCCGCCGGAGACGACCCGTCAGGAAGACGCGCTCCGGCCCACGGCCCCGCCGCGGGCCGCCCACCCGGCCGGACCCCCCGGCGCCGCGGACACCGTCACGCCGCTCCCGGAGGCAGGCGAGGTGGCCGCGGCCGACCTCCCCGAGCCCTCGGGGGCGCTCGACACCCGCACCCTCTCCCGCTCCCTCTTCCTGCGCCTGCGCGAGCTGTCGGCGGAGGGCTCCGGCAAGGAGAGCCCCGAGCGGGCGTACGTCCGCGACACCCTCATCGAGCTGAACCTCCCCCTCGTCCGGTACGCGGCGGCCCGCTTCCGCAGCCGGAACGAGCCGATGGAGGACATCGTCCAGGTCGGCACCATCGGCCTGATCAAGGCGATCGACCGGTTCGACTGCGAGCGCGGGGTGGAGTTCCCGACCTTCGCGATGCCGACGGTGATCGGCGAGATCAAGCGGTTCTTCCGGGACACCAGCTGGTCGGTGCGGGTACCGCGCCGCCTCCAGGAGCTCCGGCTCGCGCTCACCAAGACCAGCGACGAGCTGGCGCAGAAGCTCGACCGCTCCCCGACCGTGCCCGAGCTGGCGCAGGCACTCGGCGTCTCGGAGGAGGACGTGGTCGACGGCCTGGCCGTGGGCAACGCCTACACCGCCTCCTCGCTCGACTCCCCGGCCCCCGAGGACGACGGCGGCGAGGGCTCCCTCGCGGACCGCCTCGGCTACGAGGACACGGCGCTGGAGGGCGTGGAGTACCGCGAGTCGCTGAAGCCGCTGCTGGCCAAGCTCCCCCCGCGCGAGCGCCGGATCATCATGCTCCGCTTCTTCGCCAACATGACCCAGTCGCAGATCGGCGAGGAGGTCGGCATCTCCCAGATGCACGTCTCCCGCCTCCTCACCCGCACCCTGGCCCAGCTCCGCGAGGGCCTGATCGCGGACTGA
- a CDS encoding MarR family winged helix-turn-helix transcriptional regulator, giving the protein MAAQSQYEQLARQLSAIGAVKRGLARVLPYDCPPGSIAVLNLLDLHGEMRMSRMAELLAVDMSVTSRHVAHVADRGWLDRSPDPSDRRSRILRLTPEGKLLLTELSERYVRALGHYMENWSDEEVDQLISLLGRLRQDFGDCRSIPSRLTDDPAPAPSDQPTARTSSL; this is encoded by the coding sequence ATGGCTGCTCAGTCCCAGTACGAGCAACTGGCCCGTCAGCTCAGCGCCATCGGAGCGGTGAAACGAGGACTCGCCCGCGTTCTGCCCTACGACTGCCCGCCCGGTTCCATCGCGGTACTCAATCTGCTCGACCTGCACGGTGAGATGCGGATGAGCCGGATGGCCGAGCTGCTGGCCGTCGACATGTCGGTCACCAGCCGCCATGTGGCGCACGTCGCGGACCGCGGCTGGCTCGACCGGTCCCCGGACCCGTCGGACCGCCGGTCCCGGATCCTCCGTCTCACGCCCGAGGGCAAGCTCCTGCTGACCGAGCTGTCCGAGCGTTACGTCAGAGCGCTCGGCCACTACATGGAGAACTGGTCGGACGAGGAAGTCGACCAGCTCATCTCGCTCCTCGGCCGCCTGCGCCAGGACTTCGGCGACTGCCGCTCGATCCCGAGCCGGCTCACCGACGATCCCGCGCCGGCGCCGAGCGACCAGCCGACCGCCCGTACCTCCTCGCTCTAG